The window CGCGCTCGACCTGCTTCGAGGCCTCGAGGTGACGACGCCCGTCGACTGGGTGGGCAACGCGTTCGGCGGTCACGTGGGCTTCAAGCTCGCGGCGCGACCGGGCGTCCTGCGCAGCCTCGTGGCGATCAGCGCGCCGGCCGAGCCCATCCCCGCCGGGCAGCGCCGCCAGATCCGCCTGCTGCTGCCGCTGCTGCGCACCGTCGGTGCGACGGGCCCGGTGCGTTCCGCCGTCCTGGCGGCGATGCTCACCGAGGCTGCCGCGGCCGACGACGAGATCAGGCGCATCGTCGTCGAGAGCCTCGCGCGCCCGACCCGCCGAAGCCTGGCGGGCGGGGTGCGGTCCTTCATCCTGAACCGGGCCGACGTCACCGCCGAGCTCGCCGATGTCCAGGTGCCGAGCCTCTTCGTCGCCTCCGACGACCGCGGCGACTGGTCTCCCGAGGACGCCGCCAGAGCGGCCGAACTGGCCCCGTACGCGTCCGCGGTCACCGTGCCGGCGGCACGCACCCTCGTCCCGCTGGAGCAGCCGCGGCGCCTTCTCGAGTACATCGACGAGTTCTGGCGAACCCTCGGTGACGTCCCGGCAGAGCCGTTCGCGGGCGGCCGTCGACCCTAAGGACCGTGAGGACCGTGAGGACCGTCAAAGCTAGAGACGGCCCAGCAGCTCGGTCTTCTTGGCGGTGAACTCGTCGTCCGAGAGCACACCGCGCTGGTGCAGGTCGCTCAACCGGTCGATCGTGGCCAGGATCGTCTCGGGGTCCGTGCCACTGGCGGCAGCCGGCGGGGCGGGCTCGGGAGCGCTGACGACCGGGTCGGAAGCGGGCGCGGGAACGGACGACGGCGGCAGGCTGTCCACGGTGAAGGTGCCGTGCTGGCTGGAGAAGGACAGCGTTCCGGGCGCGGCGCCCTGTTGCTGCTGCACGCCGCCGATGACGTGGTCGAGCGTGTCATAGGTCCGGACCGGGCCATCGCCGCTCTGTACGGCCAGCCGCCGCACGGCCGGAAAGACCGCGTATCGGGAGTCGTTCTGGCCGCCGACGGAGCTCGGCTGCCCCAGCTCGGCAGGCCACCAGGTGCTCAGGTTCGCCAGGGTGCTCAGGTTCGCCGGGTGGACCGAGCCGGGTCGCCCGCCGGCGTGCGCGGGCTCAGGCGCGTACACCTGCGTCGAGGCCAGCAGGCTCGACAGCTCCGCGGCGAGACCGCTGACCGTGGCCTTCAGGCCGTGGTTGAACATGTCGCCGACCATCGTCATGCCGCCGGCCATCCACTGCCCACTGCCGCCGAGCTCGGGATGGGAGAACTGCGCCCGGGTGCCGTTGCCCGCCAGCACCGCCGCCAACAGCGTGCGCACCGCGTCGGTGCTCACGCCGTACCGGTGAGCGAGATCGGCGACGGCCTGCTCGCCCTGGCCGGTCAACGCGCGCATCGTGGATCTCCTCGTGCCGTGAGGCTCGCCGCGCGGCCCACTCGCTCAGGTTCCGGGGACGTCCCAGATTGTTTCTCACCTCGCGGGCGAATTTCTCATGATCCGAGGGGCGGGCACCCAGCCGGTCCACATCCACCAACCACCCAGGACGGTCGACACGCAGGGACGCCAGAGCCCGAGCTGGGCCACCCTTCTGACGCAATTTTTCGCCCCGAGCTCAACCCCACGGGTACCTGCCGGCGTTTAGGACCGCGAACACCACGACGGCGGCCTGGCGAACAACCGGGCAACCGGAGACGACGGTGCCCGAGCAGGAGGCGGCGACGCGTGCGCGATGACGAGGAACGGGCGTTCGAGGAGTTCGTCGAACGCACGGCGGACCGGCTGCTGCGCTCCGCCGTGTTGCTGACGGGCGACCGCGGCGCCGCCGAGGACCTGCTGCAGGGCGCCCTGGAACGCACCTACCGCCACTGGCGCCGGATCGGTGGCGACGCGCCCGAGGCCTACCTCCGCCGCGCCCTGGTGAACGCGGCGACCAGCCGCTGGCGGCGTCGGCGCTTCCACGAGGTGCCCCTGCTCACCGACGGCGGGTGGACGGCCGACACCAGCGTCGCCGACCACGCCGAGGCGCTGTCGCAACGCGACGGGCTGGTCCGGGCGCTGCTGACCCTGCCACCGCGGCAGCGTGCAGTGATCGTGCTGCGCTACCTGGACGACCTTTCGGAGGCCGACGTCGCCGCCGCGCTCGGTTGTTCCGTCGGCTCGGTGAAAAGCCACGCCTCCCGCGGTCTCGCCCGGCTGCGCGAGAACACCCACCTGGCTGCCTCGGCACCCGGTACGGCCGCCGCGGGTCCGGCCCACGGCGCCGTCCCCCACCGGTCGACGGCCGGCCGGGCCAGCACACCAACCCGAGCCACCGTCACCGCCGCCGACGGCGATCCCGGGGCGACCGCGAACAGGAGCATGCCGTGACGACGACCCCCACCTCACCGTTCGAACGGACGGTCGCCGACGCGCTGCACGCCGCCACCGCCGGAATCAGCGCCCGCGGCGGCCTGGCCGACGCCACCCGCCACCGCTATCGGCGGCGGCGCGCCCGGCTGACCGCGGCCGCGGCCGCGCTCATGGTCGTGGTCCTCGTCGTCCCCGCCGGCCTGCTGCTGCGCACCCACGGCGGTGCCCGCGTCGTCCCCGTCACGACACCGCCGGCCACCGCCTCCGCCCAGCCGGGTGGGGTGCCCACGGCCGTGCCGCCGACGCCGGCGCCCGGCGTGTCCGGCCCCGTTGTCGGCGCCGTGACCGTCGCCTGGCTGCCAGCTGGCCTGCCGCTTGTCGGCACCTCCACCGGCACCGGCGTCACCGTGAACGACACTCGCCCCGGCGTGCGGGCCTACCGGGCCGACTTCTCGGCGATGATCGACGGGCGGGTCGGCTTCGTGGCGGTGCGGGCCGAATGGGGGCCGACCGGCAGCCTCGACGACGTCGCCACCCGCGCCCGCGCCAGCGGTTCCGGCTTCGACTCCTACTCCGAAGCGACGGTGCGCGGTCATCCCGCGATCCAGCGGGGCAACGCCTCCAAGCAGGAGTTCGGGTTCACCTGGATCGAGCGTGACGGCCTGGTGCTCAGCGTCGACGGCGGCACCCCGATCACCCTCGACGAGGTCCGGCACGTCGCCGAGGCGCTGGTCGTCGACACCGGCCCGCCCGCGGCCACCCCGGAGCTGGACGCCGCGATCCAGGCCGCGGCCAGCCGGGCGCTGCGGGCGGGTGTTCCGGCCGTGGAGGCGATCGGTGCCGTCGACACCGCCGACGCGCCCGCGCTCGTCGCCGCCCGGCTGTCCTTCGCCGCCCGTTACCCGGGCTTCGCGAGAACCGCCTCCGTCCGACTGCTGGCCACCGCGCCCCGCGCCGCGGACCGGGTCGACATCGTTCTCACCGTCACCTTCACCGATCCCCGGCTGTCGAGGTTCGTGCCGGGGACGTCCGGTGGCACTGCCTCCCGCACCTTCCCCGGCGAGGCGGTCCGCACCCCGACCGGCTGGAAGGTCACCGAGGCAACCTATTGCCAGACCATCTCGCTGTTCTGCAAACCCTAGGCGAGGTGGTCTGCCGGCTCTGACACCCGCGGACCGCCGGAGCTGGCGATCGCCGCAGAAGGCGGGGCGCTGGTGGTCCAGGAGCTCAATCGACCAGCGGGTCTGTCCATCGCGGACCTGCCGACGACTGCGCGGTCCCCGCCGTCGCGGTCGAGATGGTTCCGGCGTACCGCGCTCGGGCCGCCGCGACCTCGGCGGCGTGGGCGACGGACCACTGCAGCAGGGCGTCCAACGGAGCACGCAGGGTGACGCCAAGTGCGGCGAGCTGGTATTCGACGCGGGGCGGAACCTCGGGATAGACGGTTCGGGTGACGAGCCCGTCCTGCTCGAGATGGCGCAGCGTCTGGGTGAGCATCTTCTCGCTGATCCCCTCGATCCGGTTGCGGATCGCGGCGAACCGGTGCGGCCGGCCGTCGGAGAGTTCGCCGAGGATCAGGACGGTCCACTTGTCGCCGATGCGGTCGAGCAGGTCGCGGGAGGGGCAGCCTCGCGCGTACGGGTCACACGTCTGCGCGTCGATCGTCACGCCGCGACGATAACAGAACCGCCAGCATGGTTAGTAGCTTACTTCAAGGTGGGTACTTCCCAATGGAGAGTGTGCGGCATTGGGTGGTGGGGACAGCGTGACCACCACGAAAAGAGTAGATCGTGTCCCTTGTGATCACCGGTGCGACCGGGCAGCTCGGCCGACTCGTCATCGATCAGCTCCTGGCGGCGGGCGTGCCCGCCGGGCAGCTCGTGGCGACCGGTCGTGACGCCGGCAGGCTCAGCGCGCTCACCGCGCGGACCGGGGTGACGACCCGTCGGGCGGACTTCGCCGACCCCGCCAGCCTGGCCGAGGCGTTCCACGGCGTCGAGAGGCTGTTGTTGGTCTCGACCACGACCGTCGGGCACCGGTTCGACAACCACCGGCGCGCCATCGACGCCGCGGTGGCGGCAGGAGGGTCGCTGGTCGCCTACACCAGCGTCCTGAACGCCGGCGCCGCGCGGACGCGACTGGCCGCGGAGCACCACAGCACCGAGCAGTACCTGCGGGCCGGCGCAATTCCGTTCGTGATCCTGCGCAACGGCTGGTATCTGGAGAACTACACCGACCAGCTGCCCGCGATCCGCCAGCACGGGGTCCTGCTGGGCGCCGCCGGGAACGGCCGGGTCAGCGCGGCCGGCCGGGTCGACTACGCCGCCGCCGCGGCCGCCGTACTCACCGGCGACGGGCACGCCGGCGCGACCTACGAGCTTGGCGGCGCGGCGTTCACCCTCACCGAGCTCGCCGCCTCGTTCTCCGAGGTCCTGGGCACGCCGATCGCCTACCGTGACCTACCGACCGACGGATATGCCGCCGCGCTGGCCGGCGCTGGGCTGCCGGCCGAGCTCGCCGACGTGCTGGCCGACGCCGACGCCGGGCTGGCCCGCGGCGAGCTGTTCACCGACCGCCACGACCTGCGCGACCTCATCGGCCGGTCACCCACCACCAGGCTGCGGGCCATCCACGCGGCCGCCGGCGCCGCGGGATAGGATTCGCCGAGATCTTGTACGCCCGCGCCGACGCATGACTGGCGTCGGCGCGGGCATATATGCGTTCGGACATGGATGGCTCGAAAACGACGGCTGCGCCCACCGGCCAGCGCACCCTCTGCTGGTCGTGTCCCGTCATCCGTCGGATCGAGGAGACCCGGTGGGCAGACAAACAGAACAGGTGAAACGCGCATCGCAGGGATTCTGGCGGCTCCCGGAACGGGAGCTCGACCGGCTGGTCGAACTGGCGCGCAAGACGGACAGGGTGGAGCTCAAGCTGATCGTGCCGGAAACCGCGCACGAGGCGGTCCGTGAAAGTCTGCGCATCAGCTTTCGCAATGCCCGCCGGCAACGTGTCTACTATTTCGACACCCCCGACCGGATGCTTTTCCGATGCGGCGTCATCACCAGGGTCCGCCGGATGCCGGACCGCCACGACGACGCGGTCGTGAAACTACGCCCCGTCGACCCCGCCGCCATCTCGCCTGCCCTGCGCCGGTCCAAGCGTTTCACCGTCGAGATAGACGGCATGCCCGGCAGCTACCTTTGCTCGGCGGCGCTGAAGAGCCATCTCCTGCCAGGTCACGTCGAACAGGTGGCGCGGGGAAAGCTGCCGCTGCACCGGCTGCTCACGAAACCGCAGCTGCGCCTGCTCACCGCGCACCTCCCGAACGGCGTCCGGCTCGGCGAACTCGTGGCGCACGGTCCCGTCGACGCCCGCCGCCGCACGCTCGTCGTTCCCGGTGACAGCCGTCGGCTGCTCGTCGAGCGCTGGACGTTCCCGGACGGCTCCCAGCTCCTGGAACTGTCGACGCGCTGCCGCCCGGAGGAGGTCCTGCATGCCGCGGCGCGGACCGCGACGGTCCTGCGCGATCACGGTATCGACCTGACCGGCCCGCAGCAGACCAAGACCGCCACGGCCTTGGCCTACTTCCATGCGCACCCGTCGATGACCTGAGAAAGGTCTACGGGTGCGGGAGCGCCGGCCGGGAGAGCGCGTCCGGCTCGGGGGTGCGGCAGACGGCCTCCACGTTGTTGCCGTCCGGGTCGCGGACGAAGGCGCCGTAGTACGACGGGTGGTACTGCGGCCAGAGCCGGGCGCTGTGCAGCACCTCCGCGCCGGCGGCGACCGCGGCGGCCTCGAAGGCGCGTACGGCGGCGCGGTCAGGGGCGGCGAAGGCGATGTGCACCTCCCGAGCGGTCCCGGCCGTCGTCACCGGCCCGATCCAGAAGGTTGACGCGTCGACGCCGAAGCCGACGACGAGGCCGGCGCCTCTGTCGAACTGCGCCTGCCGCCTGCCGCCGAGGGGAGCCAGAACGACGTCGTAGAAGTCGGCGCTCGTCGAGACGTCGGATACCTGAAGCGCGATGTGATCGAGCATGCCATCCAGTCTTCCAGGCCGGTCCGGCGGTTTTCGTCTCGAGAGCCACGCGGCGGAGGTGTCCGGTTTCCCGCCGGGACGCCGGGCATGCGCGTCGATTGATCGCGCATTAAGGGAATGTGACGGCGGGCACAGTTCGAATGGTGTGCCTGTCCGAAATGCCGGACCGGGTCGGCTGGCGAACCCGCTACCTGCGTCGTTGTGTATCGGTTTGAAATCCACCGGTGGACCAACTGTGGCCAGCCTTCCGGAGTCCAATGGGCTGATCGTGGGCCAAGTGTGGCCTGGCGTATGCAAAGGCGTCTGCACGGGCGTACTGTCCGTAGACAGATCGCTACAACGAAGTGGCGATCAGGCCCGCCGAAGCTATCGGCGCGCACGACGGGTCCGGGTGAAGGCGGGGGGACGCAGTCCCCCGCCTTCCCTGTCTTGGGAGGTATGAATGCTGGCTGCCGTCATCCTCGCTCTGGCCGCGCTGGCACTCGCGGCCGTGGCGGCCGCCGGCTCGGCGACCACCGCGCACAGACTCCGGCGGTCCGCCGACCTTGCTCGAGTACTGGCCGTCATTCCCCGGCGCTGTCCTGACTGCGGCCGCGGCTGGGATGACAGCCGAGCGCTACGAGGTCCATGCGCCTCGACGCACCGAGCCGTGGCGTCCCTACTGCTACCCCCCAATATCTCCTGACAGCGGTTCCAGGGCCGTCTGATGCCGCGGCCGCGGGAACGGATTTCCGACGGAGGAAGGTCGTTACTCCTTCTCCGTGGCCGACGGCCAGAATCGGCGATCCCGTCACGTGGCCCAACGATAAACCCGTGGTTCCGTGACCGGCGGATGTGACCGGCGGATGTGACCAGCAGACCGAGCTGCCGCCTCCGCAACGCCGGATATCTCGGCCAGTGGCCAGTTACTCAGATCCCGCAGCCGTGCGCCTGGCCGGGTGTTTCCCCTCTGGGCGGCCGATGAGCTGCCTGTCTCAGCGCCAGACCGTCGTCGCGGAGCGCCCTGCCCGCGCCCCGGTTCAGCCGTCTCCCGGACGCTTCTGCCCGCAACCGAGAGGACCGCCGACAATGACCGTGAACGCCCAGGTATGCACCCATCCGCTGACGTTCGTCCGCACCCAGCGGGGCTGGACCTATCAGAAGCTCGCCCGGGTCGTCGCCAAGAGAGCCCGCGATCTC of the Pseudofrankia saprophytica genome contains:
- a CDS encoding alpha/beta fold hydrolase, giving the protein MTTTSPTEEHAADIATRLGRLHVRIIGSGRPTVLWPSMFVDSHTWDRLLPHLVGRERQFFLVDGPGLGRSEPLLRQSTITEAADAALDLLRGLEVTTPVDWVGNAFGGHVGFKLAARPGVLRSLVAISAPAEPIPAGQRRQIRLLLPLLRTVGATGPVRSAVLAAMLTEAAAADDEIRRIVVESLARPTRRSLAGGVRSFILNRADVTAELADVQVPSLFVASDDRGDWSPEDAARAAELAPYASAVTVPAARTLVPLEQPRRLLEYIDEFWRTLGDVPAEPFAGGRRP
- a CDS encoding SHOCT domain-containing protein; amino-acid sequence: MRALTGQGEQAVADLAHRYGVSTDAVRTLLAAVLAGNGTRAQFSHPELGGSGQWMAGGMTMVGDMFNHGLKATVSGLAAELSSLLASTQVYAPEPAHAGGRPGSVHPANLSTLANLSTWWPAELGQPSSVGGQNDSRYAVFPAVRRLAVQSGDGPVRTYDTLDHVIGGVQQQQGAAPGTLSFSSQHGTFTVDSLPPSSVPAPASDPVVSAPEPAPPAAASGTDPETILATIDRLSDLHQRGVLSDDEFTAKKTELLGRL
- a CDS encoding SigE family RNA polymerase sigma factor produces the protein MRDDEERAFEEFVERTADRLLRSAVLLTGDRGAAEDLLQGALERTYRHWRRIGGDAPEAYLRRALVNAATSRWRRRRFHEVPLLTDGGWTADTSVADHAEALSQRDGLVRALLTLPPRQRAVIVLRYLDDLSEADVAAALGCSVGSVKSHASRGLARLRENTHLAASAPGTAAAGPAHGAVPHRSTAGRASTPTRATVTAADGDPGATANRSMP
- a CDS encoding winged helix-turn-helix transcriptional regulator; its protein translation is MTIDAQTCDPYARGCPSRDLLDRIGDKWTVLILGELSDGRPHRFAAIRNRIEGISEKMLTQTLRHLEQDGLVTRTVYPEVPPRVEYQLAALGVTLRAPLDALLQWSVAHAAEVAAARARYAGTISTATAGTAQSSAGPRWTDPLVD
- a CDS encoding SDR family oxidoreductase; protein product: MSLVITGATGQLGRLVIDQLLAAGVPAGQLVATGRDAGRLSALTARTGVTTRRADFADPASLAEAFHGVERLLLVSTTTVGHRFDNHRRAIDAAVAAGGSLVAYTSVLNAGAARTRLAAEHHSTEQYLRAGAIPFVILRNGWYLENYTDQLPAIRQHGVLLGAAGNGRVSAAGRVDYAAAAAAVLTGDGHAGATYELGGAAFTLTELAASFSEVLGTPIAYRDLPTDGYAAALAGAGLPAELADVLADADAGLARGELFTDRHDLRDLIGRSPTTRLRAIHAAAGAAG
- a CDS encoding CYTH domain-containing protein, producing the protein MGRQTEQVKRASQGFWRLPERELDRLVELARKTDRVELKLIVPETAHEAVRESLRISFRNARRQRVYYFDTPDRMLFRCGVITRVRRMPDRHDDAVVKLRPVDPAAISPALRRSKRFTVEIDGMPGSYLCSAALKSHLLPGHVEQVARGKLPLHRLLTKPQLRLLTAHLPNGVRLGELVAHGPVDARRRTLVVPGDSRRLLVERWTFPDGSQLLELSTRCRPEEVLHAAARTATVLRDHGIDLTGPQQTKTATALAYFHAHPSMT
- a CDS encoding VOC family protein; amino-acid sequence: MLDHIALQVSDVSTSADFYDVVLAPLGGRRQAQFDRGAGLVVGFGVDASTFWIGPVTTAGTAREVHIAFAAPDRAAVRAFEAAAVAAGAEVLHSARLWPQYHPSYYGAFVRDPDGNNVEAVCRTPEPDALSRPALPHP